The Megasphaera stantonii genome includes a window with the following:
- a CDS encoding histidine phosphatase family protein: MKKIWLIRHGESIANAGEPTQDHAAIPLSEKGLQQAQELALAIPSAPDLIVTSPFLRAQQTAMPTIGRFPQAHTGIWDFIHEFVYLAPATCVGTTFAQRRPRVIAYWRKLDPDYVDGEGAESYRQLMERIQTTISLLQRRPEQFILLFTHAQFIRNFLLAYEHPQWTAEQCMASFRRSEPVRNGQIIEIFM, translated from the coding sequence ATGAAAAAAATTTGGCTTATCCGGCATGGCGAGAGTATTGCCAATGCCGGCGAACCGACACAGGACCATGCGGCCATCCCGCTGTCGGAAAAGGGGCTTCAGCAGGCCCAGGAGCTGGCTCTTGCCATCCCGTCGGCTCCCGATTTAATCGTCACGTCTCCTTTTTTGCGGGCCCAGCAGACGGCGATGCCGACGATCGGGCGGTTTCCTCAGGCTCATACGGGGATTTGGGACTTCATTCATGAATTTGTATATCTGGCGCCGGCGACCTGCGTCGGCACGACCTTTGCCCAGCGGCGTCCCCGGGTCATCGCCTATTGGCGGAAGCTGGACCCCGACTATGTCGACGGCGAAGGCGCCGAAAGCTACCGGCAGCTTATGGAGCGGATTCAGACGACGATAAGCCTCCTGCAGCGGCGTCCGGAACAATTTATCCTCCTGTTTACTCATGCGCAGTTTATACGCAATTTCCTTCTGGCGTATGAGCATCCGCAATGGACGGCAGAGCAGTGCATGGCTTCATTCCGGCGGAGCGAGCCGGTCCGCAACGGACAAATCATAGAAATCTTCATGTAA
- a CDS encoding nitroreductase family protein, whose protein sequence is MANFIDAVKQRRTNYALGKEIPVSEGQIVETIQTVVREVPSAFNMQSGKVVVALGAVHDRIWDITMDTLRPIVPPANFAATEQKIHSFAAAYGTVLFFDDTSIVDDLARQFPTYADNFPVWAQQANGMMQFAVWTALADLGLGVNIQHYNPLIDDEVKQLVHAPESWKLIAQMPFGQVLEAPKPIQKVPVEERVKILR, encoded by the coding sequence ATGGCCAATTTTATAGATGCCGTTAAGCAGAGACGGACGAATTATGCTTTGGGGAAAGAAATCCCCGTTTCAGAAGGGCAGATTGTAGAGACGATTCAGACGGTGGTACGGGAGGTCCCGTCGGCATTCAACATGCAGTCCGGCAAGGTCGTCGTGGCCCTCGGCGCCGTGCACGACAGGATATGGGATATTACGATGGATACGCTGCGTCCTATCGTGCCGCCGGCCAATTTTGCCGCGACAGAACAAAAAATCCATTCCTTCGCCGCGGCCTATGGGACAGTCTTGTTTTTTGACGACACGTCCATCGTAGACGACCTGGCCCGGCAATTTCCGACGTACGCCGATAATTTTCCCGTTTGGGCCCAGCAGGCTAACGGCATGATGCAGTTTGCTGTCTGGACGGCCCTGGCTGATTTGGGATTGGGCGTAAATATACAGCATTATAATCCCCTCATTGACGACGAAGTAAAACAGCTCGTCCATGCGCCGGAATCGTGGAAGCTCATCGCCCAGATGCCCTTCGGACAGGTGTTGGAAGCTCCGAAGCCGATTCAAAAAGTCCCTGTAGAAGAACGGGTGAAGATTCTAAGATAA
- a CDS encoding L-lactate permease gives MLTFVLALSPILWLIVSLGFLKMQSFKACPIALLLSFAVALWYYHLPALHAGTAALEGVALACWPILLVIIAAIFTYNLTLYTKSMDIVKHMLTTVSKDQRVLALLIGWGFGAFMEGMAGFGTAIAIPASMLVAMGFNPVKAILLCLIANSVPTTYGSIGIPASTLANLTGLDPVQLSTYISLQLLPLNIICPFLMVIIVGGSIKALKGVTLLTLLCGLGLAVPELLISAVAGPELAVMISSVVIMGIIVLYSKYRPSQDETYHMDIHPAHVPLHGGFLACLPFILIFVFLLLTSKFVPVINVPLSAIKTSVVIYTGPGASPYTFVWLATPGVLIFLAAFISGYVQKASFSEMFFVLLQTIRGLRNTIITIIAVIATAKVMGYSGMTSDIASTAVDVTGNFYPFIAPIIGSVGTFITGSGTSSNVLFGNLQTDAAKAIGANAAWLAAANSAGTCVGKMISPQSIAIAVGAISLVGKDSEILKAIIKVYVPYAIILGCIVYFGQLFIS, from the coding sequence ATGCTAACCTTCGTATTAGCCTTGTCTCCTATTTTATGGCTCATCGTTTCTCTGGGATTTCTCAAAATGCAAAGTTTTAAGGCCTGTCCTATTGCCTTGCTCCTCTCCTTTGCCGTAGCGCTTTGGTATTATCATCTGCCGGCGCTCCATGCCGGCACGGCGGCTTTAGAAGGCGTCGCATTAGCTTGCTGGCCTATCTTATTAGTCATCATCGCCGCTATTTTTACATATAATTTGACGTTATATACAAAATCCATGGACATTGTAAAACACATGCTGACGACGGTAAGCAAAGACCAGCGCGTCCTGGCGCTGCTCATCGGCTGGGGATTCGGCGCGTTCATGGAAGGCATGGCCGGTTTCGGCACGGCTATTGCCATTCCGGCCAGCATGCTCGTCGCCATGGGCTTCAATCCTGTAAAGGCTATTTTGCTCTGCCTGATTGCCAATTCTGTACCGACGACATATGGTTCTATCGGCATCCCGGCCAGCACGCTGGCAAATTTGACCGGCCTGGACCCTGTCCAATTGTCTACTTACATCAGCTTGCAGCTCTTGCCTCTCAACATCATCTGTCCATTTCTCATGGTCATAATCGTCGGCGGCTCCATCAAGGCCTTAAAAGGCGTAACGCTGCTGACGCTGCTGTGCGGCTTGGGCCTGGCTGTGCCGGAACTGCTCATTTCAGCTGTTGCGGGTCCGGAGCTGGCCGTTATGATTTCATCTGTCGTCATCATGGGCATCATCGTCCTGTACTCCAAATACCGTCCTTCCCAGGATGAAACGTACCACATGGACATCCATCCGGCCCACGTACCCTTGCACGGCGGATTCTTAGCCTGCCTGCCCTTTATCCTCATCTTCGTCTTCCTTCTGCTGACTTCTAAATTCGTCCCTGTCATCAACGTTCCCTTAAGCGCTATCAAAACTTCCGTCGTCATATATACCGGCCCCGGCGCTTCTCCTTATACCTTCGTTTGGTTAGCTACGCCGGGCGTGCTTATTTTCCTGGCTGCATTTATCAGCGGATACGTGCAAAAGGCTTCGTTCAGCGAAATGTTCTTTGTGCTGCTTCAAACGATCCGCGGCCTGCGCAATACGATCATCACCATTATCGCCGTTATCGCCACGGCTAAGGTCATGGGCTACAGCGGCATGACGTCGGATATCGCCAGCACGGCCGTCGACGTAACCGGCAACTTTTATCCCTTCATCGCTCCGATTATCGGCTCTGTCGGCACCTTTATTACCGGCTCCGGCACGTCGAGCAACGTATTATTCGGCAACTTGCAGACCGATGCCGCCAAAGCTATCGGCGCCAACGCGGCCTGGCTGGCAGCGGCAAATTCTGCCGGCACATGCGTCGGCAAGATGATCTCGCCGCAAAGCATCGCCATCGCCGTAGGCGCTATTTCCCTAGTAGGAAAAGACAGCGAAATCCTCAAAGCTATTATCAAAGTATACGTTCCGTACGCCATTATTTTAGGCTGTATCGTATATTTCGGACAACTCTTTATTAGCTAA